CATCGGAGGCACCAAAACAGCGGTCGTCGAGGGCACGCGCGACGCCGAGATCCTACAGCGGCGCGAGATGCCGACGCTGGCGCGGACGCCGTTCGACGAGCGGTTTCCCGCGCTGAGGGTGCTCATCGACGAGACCCTCGCCGAGGCTTCGGCGGCCGGCCGAACGATCGATGCGATCAGTGTATCCATCGGCGGACCCCTGCGGGTCGGCCCCGGCGAACTCATCGACCCGCCCCATTTGCCCGGCTGGCACGGCGTGCCACTCAAGGCCCGGCTGGAAGCCGCCTATCCGGAGTTGCCCGTGTATGTCGAACACGACGGCAACGCCGGCGCGCTGGCCGAATTTCACTTCGGCGCGGGAAAAGATCGCGCCGGGCTTCGTCATTTGATCTTTCTTACCTTCGGCACCGGACTCGGCGCCGGGTTCATCGTCAACGGGCAGGTGGTGCACGGTGCGACGGACACGGCCGGCGAAGTGGGCCACTGGCGCCTCAGCGACACGGGGCCGTACGGATTCGGGAAGGAAGGGTCGTGGGAAGGCTACGCCTCCGGCGCCGGCCTCGTCGAGCTGGCGATCCGCCAGAACCCGCTGCGGTGGACGTCTCAAACGCCTATTCGCGCCGTCGTCAAGGCCATGCTCGCGGACGATCCGGAGGCGCTCGCCGTCGCCGCCGAGGCCGGCCGGTGGATGGGGCGGGGGATCGCGTTGCTCATCGACGCGCTGAACCCACAGCTCGTCGTCCTGGGCTCCCTGGCCGTCGCCCTGGGCGACCGGGTGCTGGGGCCGGCGCGTGAGGTCGTCGCCCGTGAAGCCCTCCCGCAGGCCGTCGCCGCCTGCCCGATCGTCCCCGCCGCCCTCGGCTCCCGCATCGGCGATGTGGCGGCGATTATGGCGGGGATGAACGTTTAACCGTTTTTGTATCGTTAAACTGTCATGCTGAGCCGCCTGGAGCTTGCGACAGGCGTGCCAAAAGCCTGCCCCCGAGACATCGGAGGAACCTCTCGAAACACAGTCATTGGCCTGGAAAACAATCGTTGTACGGTGGGTCGGGAGGCCCTTCGACGGGCCCAGGGTGACATAAAGTCTTGCGCCATGCTCATCCACACCGAAACCGAACTCGACGCCGAGCTCACCCGGCCCTCGCCGGCGCTTGTCCAATCCATCACCACCATCGCTAGCCCCCTCGTCGTCCTCGGCGCGGGGGGGAAGATGGGGCCGACGATCTGCGTGCTGGCCCGCCGGGCGGCGGAAGCGGCCGGGCATCCGCTGGAGGTTGTGGCCGTGAGCCGGTTTTCAGACGAGGCCTCGCGCCGCTGGCTGGAGGACCGCGGGGTGCGGACGGAGGCCTGCGATGTGCTGGATCGCGACGCCGTCGGCCGGCTGCCGGATGCCGTACACGTCGTGTATCTGGTCGGGATGAAGTTCGGCACGAAGCAAAACCCGGCGCTGACGTGGGCCATCAACACCCTCGCGCCGGCGATTGCGATCGAGCGATACGCCGGGGCGAAGATCGTGGCGCTGTCGACGGGGAATGTGTATCCATTCGTAGATGCATCGAGTGCCGGCGCCACGGAAGATACCCCGCTGGCGCCCGTCGGCGAATACGCCGGGGCCTGCCTCGGGCGGGAGCGGATCTACCAGTACGCCAGCACGCGGTGGCAGACGCCCATCGCCTCGGTCCGACTCAATTACGCCGTCGAACTTCGCTACGGGGTGCTGGTGGATATCGCCCGGCGGATCCTCGCCGGGGAGGCCGTGGATCTGACGACGGGTTACCTGAACTGCATCTGGCAGCGCGACGCGAACGACATGATCCTGAGAAGCTTCCCCCTGGCCGGCGTGCCGGCGGTCCCGGTCAACCTCACCGGCACCCGCACCCTGTCCGTCCGCGCCCTCGCGACGCGGTTGGGCGAACGCATGATGCGGGACGTGACCTTCACGGGCGTCGAAGCCCCCACCGCCCTGCTCAACGACGCCCGCAATACCGCCGCCCTGCTCGGCGAGCCCGAAACCGACCTCGAAACGATGCTGGCGTGGACGGCGAACTGGGTGATGGCCGGCGGCGCCACGCTCGGGAAGCCGACACATTTCCAGGTGAGAGACGGAGGGTATTGAGAAGGTAAAAGGGAAAAGGGAAAAGGCAAAACTAGTGCAAAGTGAAAAATGCAACGTGAAAATCAGGGCCATCAGGCATGAACAACATCACCAATCGCTAACGGCTAATCGCTACTCGCTAATCGAATGTCCATTCGCTCCGCTCTCCACGCCGGCCTTGTTATTCCTGCTCATCCGCTGGCGCTGGACGCCTGGGGGCGGTTCGACGATCGGCGGCAGCGGGCGCTGACGCGGTATTACCACGCGGCCGGCGCGGGCGGGATCGCGGTGGGGGTGCATACCACGCAGTTCGCCATCCGTGACCCGAAGGTCGGGCTCTACGAGCCGGTGCTGGCCCTGGCGGCGGAGACGGTGGCGACGTGCGACGCCGCGACGGGCCGGGAGACGGTGCGGATCGCCGGGATCAGCGGGATGTCTTCCCAGGCCATCCGTGAGGCCGAAACCGCGGCCGGCCTCGGCTATCACGCCGGCCTCCTCTCGCTCGGCGCCCTGCGCGAGGCCCCGGTCGATGCGCTGCTGGACCATGCCCGGGCGGTGGCGGAGGTCATCCCCGTCATCGGCTTTTACCTCCAGCCGGCGGTGGGCGGACGGCTGTTGCCGGAGGCGTTCTGGCGGGCGTTTGCCGCCATCCGAAACGTCGTCGCCATCAAAATCGCCCCCTTCAACCGGTACCAGACGCTCGACGTGCTGCGAGGGGTCGCCGCTTCGGGGCGGGCCGGCGAGATCGCGCTGTACACCGGCAACGACGATACCATCGTCACCGATCTCCTCACCCGGTTTGTCCTCCCCAACGACGACAGGGCGACCGAGTTGCGGATAGTGGGGGGATTGCTCGGCCACTGGGCGTGCTGGACGCGGAAGGCGGTCGATCTACTCGACCAGTGCACGACCTGGCGCGAGGCGCCGGCCATCCCCCATCAGGCCCTCACCCTTGCCGCGCAGGTGACGGATTGTAATGCGGCGTTTTTCGACGCCGCGAACGGGTTCGCCGGCTGCATCGCCGGCATCCACGAGGTGCTGCGCCGGCAGGGGCTGCTGGAATCTATCCGCTGTCTGGATCCAAACGAAGGCCTTTCGCCCGGGCAGAAGGAGGCTATCGACCGGGTCTACCGGGTGTATCCGGAGTTGAATGAAGATGCGTTCGTGGCGGAGCACCTGGATGTGTGGTTGGGGTGAGGATCGGTTGGTAGCGTGGAAAATCGAGTACGAGTGCGAGTACCGCTTCGCTGAGTACGAGTACGATGAGGGGGTTGTCGTTCAGGGTCGTGATGGCAGTTTCAGGATTCAGATGGGCGCGAAATGAGTTACTCTTTAAAAGGGATCATCGCCGCATGCTCTGTTCTGTCTGCATCGCTACGTACAAACGGCCGGAATGGCTGTACCAGCTCCTGCGGAGCCTGGCGGCGCAGCAATTGCCGGCGGGGGTAGAACTCGAGGTGATCGTGGTGGACAACGACCCCGATCGGAGCGCGCGCGGCGTGGCCGAGTCGCAGCAGCCGATCAGCGTCCGATACAGCGTCCAGCCCATCAAAAACATCAGCCTGACCCGCAACGCTGCCGTCCAGGATGCCCGGGGGGACTATTTGTTGTTCATCGACGACGACGAGGTGGCGGATCCGGTGTGGATCACGACCCTCCTAGAGACCCGCGAGCGCTTCGATGCCGACGGGGTGTTCGGGCGGGTGGTTCCGCGGTTTCATCCGAACGCACCGGCCTGGCTGCAACGCCACGCCTTTTACCACAAGCCCTGTCAGCCGACCGGCATGCCCGCGCGCGGGATGCGGACGGCCAACTGCCTGATCCGGGCGGATCTCCTCCGTGGGCTCGATGGGCCGTTCGACGAAGGCTTTGGGCTCACTGGCGGCGAAGACACCCATCTGTTCGAGCGGCTCCGGAAAAAGGGGGCGCGGTTCGTGGATTGCCGGGAGGCCGTTGTCACCGAAGAAGTGCCGCTCGAACGCGCGACGCCGGCCTGGGTGCGCGCCCGCGCGCGGCGGACCGGGACGTTATTCTCCCGCCGGCGCGTCGTGCTGGCCGGCGGCGGCCTGCCCGTTCGCATCCGATACGGAATCCTGGCCGGGAGTCAGTTTCTGGTGGCGGTGGTGTTGTCGGCCGGCTGCTTCTGGAGCCGGTTCTGGCGGTTGCACTGGATGGCGAAGGCGCTGTTTAATCTGGGGAGGATAGAGGGATTGGCGGGGAGGATGCGGGTGGGGTATTAGGAAGTGAAAAGTGAAAAGTGAAAAGCCCGTAGGCCGGGTTAGCGCCGATAACCCGCCACCCACGCCCAACAAGGCAAAACCCCCATCCGGGGCATCGGCGCGTAACCCGGCGTGCAAGGCAAAAGCGTGCAAGGCAAAAGGAAAAGGGCAAAAGGAAAAGGGAAAAGTGAGGGTTTCTGGGGTATATCTCGTACTCGAGATCATCCCTACCCGATCGCTTCCGGAGCGTTGACGTTGCGAAGCGCCTCCGCATCTATCCTTACCTTCACAATCTCCAGCTGATCGAGCAGGCCCTGGAGTGCTAGTTCGCCGAGGGCGAGTCGGGCCTCGATGCGGGCGAGGCAGCGGCGGTGGTAGAGGCCGAGGACGGGTGTGGCGAGGCCTTCCGCGTTCACAGCGATGACCGCGTCGTAGTCGGCCGTGCGGGCCTTGAGGAGCTTTTTTAACGAGTTGGTATCGAGGAACGGCATGTCGCACGGGGCGACGAGCAGCCACTCCGCCGGCGAGGCGAGGAGGCCGGCGTGGATGCCGGCGAGGGGGCCGCGGCCTGGGTAGCGGTCCACGATATGCCGGGCCGGGAGGTCGTAAGTAGTGTGGGATTCTCCGACGCTGACGAACACCGGATCAGCCAGCGCCGCCACCGCATGGTACACGCGCTGGATCATCGGCCGGCCGTCGACGAGCGCCAGCGC
Above is a window of Rhodothermales bacterium DNA encoding:
- a CDS encoding glycosyltransferase family 2 protein; translated protein: MLCSVCIATYKRPEWLYQLLRSLAAQQLPAGVELEVIVVDNDPDRSARGVAESQQPISVRYSVQPIKNISLTRNAAVQDARGDYLLFIDDDEVADPVWITTLLETRERFDADGVFGRVVPRFHPNAPAWLQRHAFYHKPCQPTGMPARGMRTANCLIRADLLRGLDGPFDEGFGLTGGEDTHLFERLRKKGARFVDCREAVVTEEVPLERATPAWVRARARRTGTLFSRRRVVLAGGGLPVRIRYGILAGSQFLVAVVLSAGCFWSRFWRLHWMAKALFNLGRIEGLAGRMRVGY
- a CDS encoding NAD(P)-dependent oxidoreductase → MLIHTETELDAELTRPSPALVQSITTIASPLVVLGAGGKMGPTICVLARRAAEAAGHPLEVVAVSRFSDEASRRWLEDRGVRTEACDVLDRDAVGRLPDAVHVVYLVGMKFGTKQNPALTWAINTLAPAIAIERYAGAKIVALSTGNVYPFVDASSAGATEDTPLAPVGEYAGACLGRERIYQYASTRWQTPIASVRLNYAVELRYGVLVDIARRILAGEAVDLTTGYLNCIWQRDANDMILRSFPLAGVPAVPVNLTGTRTLSVRALATRLGERMMRDVTFTGVEAPTALLNDARNTAALLGEPETDLETMLAWTANWVMAGGATLGKPTHFQVRDGGY
- a CDS encoding ROK family protein yields the protein MPFPFSILGLDIGGTKTAVVEGTRDAEILQRREMPTLARTPFDERFPALRVLIDETLAEASAAGRTIDAISVSIGGPLRVGPGELIDPPHLPGWHGVPLKARLEAAYPELPVYVEHDGNAGALAEFHFGAGKDRAGLRHLIFLTFGTGLGAGFIVNGQVVHGATDTAGEVGHWRLSDTGPYGFGKEGSWEGYASGAGLVELAIRQNPLRWTSQTPIRAVVKAMLADDPEALAVAAEAGRWMGRGIALLIDALNPQLVVLGSLAVALGDRVLGPAREVVAREALPQAVAACPIVPAALGSRIGDVAAIMAGMNV
- a CDS encoding molybdenum cofactor guanylyltransferase; this encodes MQHRVPPSLPPPAGLVLAGGRSTRFGSDKALALVDGRPMIQRVYHAVAALADPVFVSVGESHTTYDLPARHIVDRYPGRGPLAGIHAGLLASPAEWLLVAPCDMPFLDTNSLKKLLKARTADYDAVIAVNAEGLATPVLGLYHRRCLARIEARLALGELALQGLLDQLEIVKVRIDAEALRNVNAPEAIG